In Buchnera aphidicola (Aphis aurantii), one DNA window encodes the following:
- the rpmI gene encoding 50S ribosomal protein L35 gives MPKIKTLKSAAKRFKKTASGKFKRKQANLRHILTKKTTSKKRHLRPKILVSKGDINKVKLFLPYI, from the coding sequence ATGCCAAAAATTAAAACTTTAAAAAGTGCAGCTAAACGTTTTAAAAAAACTGCATCTGGTAAATTTAAACGTAAACAAGCAAATTTACGTCATATTTTAACAAAAAAAACAACAAGCAAAAAACGTCATCTTCGTCCTAAAATCTTAGTATCGAAAGGAGACATAAACAAAGTAAAATTATTTTTACCTTATATATAA
- the thrS gene encoding threonine--tRNA ligase, with translation MPIIKFCDGSKEIYEHSISLKEILKHKNLNIDQSLIAISINGVFANLNTLITKDASISLITKKDVYALSIMRYSCIQLLSYSIKTMWPLCRIVESQIINDGFYCDIDSTESILKKDLVLIENKMKDLVNKKYDILNKKISFSNALKEFEKNEEIYKVDFIKNNFLKNDIISLYYHENYVDLDIGMQVFNIKFCKYFKLQKIGGVYWKGNSKNKILQRIYGTAWLSQEGLNKFLTYIKEVEKRDHRKINKYLKLYHMQDESPGMIFWHNNGWIIFNELESFVRKKLKEYKYKEVKTPLLIDKSIWGKSGHWDNYKDSIFTTLSENREYCIKPMNCPGHVQIFNIGLKSYRDLPIRMAEFGSCHRNESSGSLHGLMRVRNFTQDDAHIFCTKEQIHSEINNCIKMIYDLYSTFNFKKIIVKFSTRPKKRIGDDIIWDRAEKDLSDVLVENNLEFDYQLGEGAFYGPKIEFILQDSLDRNWQCGTIQLDFYLPMRLNAFYINEYNEKSIPIIIHRAILGSIERFIGILIEECSGKLPTWLSPVQVVVISVKNVFSIYVTKIVEKLNAFKIRAESDLRNEKIGLKIREHSLRQIPYILICGEKEIQTNTVSVRNRNGNNFGMVDIDLFIKKLQKEIFTRSFFQMEE, from the coding sequence ATGCCTATAATAAAATTTTGTGATGGGAGTAAAGAAATTTATGAACATTCTATTTCATTAAAAGAAATCTTAAAACATAAAAATCTTAACATAGATCAGTCTCTTATCGCTATTTCTATAAATGGTGTTTTTGCTAATTTAAATACTTTAATTACAAAAGATGCTTCAATATCATTGATTACTAAAAAAGATGTGTATGCTTTAAGTATCATGAGATATTCATGTATACAACTTTTAAGCTATTCAATTAAGACAATGTGGCCATTATGTCGAATCGTAGAAAGTCAGATTATAAACGATGGTTTTTATTGTGATATAGATTCAACAGAAAGCATTCTTAAAAAAGATCTTGTATTAATAGAAAACAAAATGAAAGATCTTGTAAACAAAAAATATGATATTTTAAATAAAAAAATTTCTTTTAGTAACGCTTTAAAAGAGTTTGAAAAAAATGAGGAAATATATAAAGTTGATTTTATAAAAAATAATTTTTTAAAAAATGATATAATTTCATTATATTATCATGAAAATTATGTAGACTTAGATATTGGCATGCAGGTTTTTAACATAAAATTTTGTAAATATTTTAAATTACAAAAAATTGGAGGCGTTTATTGGAAAGGTAATAGTAAAAATAAAATATTACAACGTATTTATGGTACTGCATGGTTAAGTCAAGAAGGATTAAATAAATTTTTAACTTATATTAAAGAAGTAGAAAAAAGAGATCATAGAAAAATTAATAAATATTTAAAATTATATCATATGCAAGATGAATCTCCAGGTATGATTTTTTGGCATAACAACGGTTGGATTATTTTTAATGAATTAGAAAGTTTTGTTCGTAAAAAATTAAAAGAATATAAATATAAGGAAGTCAAAACGCCTTTATTAATAGATAAATCAATATGGGGGAAAAGTGGTCATTGGGACAATTATAAAGATTCTATTTTTACTACGTTATCAGAGAATAGAGAATATTGTATTAAACCTATGAATTGTCCTGGGCATGTTCAAATTTTTAATATTGGCTTAAAATCTTATCGAGATTTACCTATTCGTATGGCGGAATTCGGAAGTTGTCATAGAAATGAGTCTTCAGGATCTTTGCATGGTTTAATGAGAGTTCGTAATTTTACGCAAGATGATGCTCATATATTTTGTACTAAAGAACAAATACATTCTGAAATAAATAATTGCATTAAAATGATATATGATTTATATAGCACATTTAATTTTAAGAAGATTATAGTTAAATTTTCTACTCGACCTAAAAAACGAATTGGTGATGATATAATTTGGGATAGAGCAGAAAAAGATTTATCTGATGTGTTAGTAGAAAATAATTTAGAATTTGATTATCAACTAGGGGAAGGTGCTTTTTATGGGCCTAAAATTGAGTTTATTCTACAAGATTCTTTAGATCGAAATTGGCAATGCGGAACAATTCAATTAGATTTTTACTTACCAATGCGTTTGAATGCGTTTTATATTAATGAATATAATGAAAAAAGTATTCCTATAATAATTCATCGAGCTATATTAGGTTCAATTGAGCGTTTTATTGGAATATTAATAGAAGAATGTTCTGGAAAACTTCCAACTTGGTTGTCTCCTGTGCAAGTCGTAGTAATTAGCGTTAAGAATGTTTTTTCTATTTATGTAACTAAAATAGTTGAAAAATTAAATGCCTTTAAAATTCGTGCTGAATCAGATTTAAGAAATGAAAAAATAGGTCTTAAAATTCGAGAACATAGTTTACGTCAAATTCCGTATATATTAATATGTGGGGAAAAAGAAATTCAAACTAATACAGTTTCTGTTAGAAATAGAAATGGAAATAATTTTGGAATGGTGGATATTGATTTATTTATTAAAAAACTGCAAAAAGAGATATTTACTCGTAGTTTTTTTCAAATGGAGGAATAA
- the infC gene encoding translation initiation factor IF-3, whose translation MKVGKRAQLTKPNRINKEIRAIKVRLTGFEGDQMGIVSLREALEKSEELGLDLVEISPNAEPPVCRIMDYGKFLYEKSKSSKEQKKKQKIVQVKEIKFRPGTDEGDYQVKLRNLIRFLEDGDKVKITLRFRGREMAHQKIGVNVLNRVKNDLIELATIESFPSKIEGRQMIMVLAPKKK comes from the coding sequence ATTAAAGTCGGAAAAAGAGCTCAATTAACCAAGCCAAATCGTATTAATAAGGAAATTCGTGCAATTAAAGTTCGTCTTACAGGGTTTGAAGGCGACCAAATGGGTATAGTTAGTTTACGTGAGGCTTTAGAAAAATCTGAAGAACTAGGTTTAGATTTGGTAGAAATTAGTCCTAATGCAGAACCTCCCGTTTGTCGTATTATGGATTATGGGAAATTTCTTTATGAAAAAAGTAAATCTTCTAAAGAACAGAAAAAAAAACAAAAAATTGTTCAAGTAAAAGAAATTAAATTTCGACCTGGAACCGATGAGGGAGATTATCAAGTTAAATTGCGTAATTTAATTCGTTTTTTAGAAGATGGTGATAAAGTTAAAATTACTTTGCGATTTAGAGGTCGAGAAATGGCTCATCAAAAAATAGGTGTAAATGTTTTAAATAGAGTAAAAAACGATTTAATTGAATTAGCAACTATTGAGTCATTTCCATCTAAGATTGAAGGTCGTCAAATGATAATGGTGTTAGCGCCAAAGAAAAAATAG
- the ydiK gene encoding AI-2E family transporter YdiK — MQNPKEKMDLSQFILSLIFIIAISITSFLIIKPFILGFLWASTIVIATWPLMLKIQKFLGVGRLIALISMVVILLLLFIIPIVLLVNSLISTSIPLIQWFSSNTLEFPELIWLQDIPIIGKKIFISYKELLDSDGAELIKEVRPYMGRTTEFFIIQAKNFGLFVMHLTLMLIFSILLYWNGEKISNIIRQFASRISSKNGDAIIFLTVSSIRSIALGVVVAALIQAFLSGLGLLVSGVPYWTLLMILIVFSCLIQLGPLPILIPSVIWLYWNNDTTWGTLLLIWSCFVFVLDNILRPFFIRIGSDLPTFLILSGVIGGLLSFGMIGLFIGPVILVILYRLIISWIYGVSINTTTINIKYKVN; from the coding sequence ATGCAAAATCCAAAAGAAAAAATGGATTTATCGCAGTTTATTTTATCATTAATATTTATTATTGCTATAAGTATTACAAGTTTTTTAATAATAAAGCCATTTATATTAGGATTTTTATGGGCTAGTACAATTGTTATTGCTACTTGGCCTCTTATGTTAAAAATACAAAAATTTTTAGGAGTTGGGCGATTAATTGCTTTGATTAGTATGGTTGTAATTTTATTATTGTTATTTATTATTCCCATAGTACTTTTAGTAAATAGTTTAATTTCAACAAGTATTCCTCTTATTCAATGGTTTAGTTCTAATACTCTAGAATTTCCAGAATTAATTTGGCTTCAAGATATACCAATCATTGGGAAAAAAATTTTTATTAGTTACAAAGAATTATTGGATAGTGATGGAGCTGAATTGATTAAAGAAGTTAGACCATATATGGGTCGTACAACTGAGTTTTTTATAATTCAAGCTAAAAATTTTGGATTATTTGTTATGCACTTAACATTAATGTTAATATTTAGTATTTTACTTTATTGGAACGGCGAAAAAATTAGTAATATCATCCGTCAATTTGCATCTCGTATTAGCTCGAAAAATGGAGATGCTATTATTTTTCTTACAGTAAGTTCTATTCGATCTATTGCATTAGGAGTGGTAGTTGCAGCTTTAATTCAAGCTTTTTTATCTGGACTAGGTTTGTTAGTTTCAGGTGTTCCATATTGGACATTGTTGATGATTTTAATTGTTTTTTCTTGTTTAATACAATTAGGTCCATTACCAATTTTAATACCGTCTGTTATATGGCTTTATTGGAATAATGATACTACATGGGGTACATTGTTATTAATTTGGAGTTGTTTTGTATTTGTATTAGATAATATACTTCGACCTTTTTTTATACGAATTGGTTCTGATTTACCTACTTTTTTAATTTTGTCAGGAGTAATAGGTGGTTTATTATCGTTTGGGATGATCGGGTTATTTATTGGACCAGTAATTTTAGTAATTTTATATAGATTGATAATATCTTGGATATATGGTGTGTCTATTAATACAACTACTATAAATATTAAATATAAAGTTAATTAA
- a CDS encoding 3-deoxy-7-phosphoheptulonate synthase, whose amino-acid sequence MKKTDELRTIRIDPLITPSELAKKYAITSEIMDNVITTRQNIAHIMTGQDLRLLVVIGPCSVHDPAAAVEYAHRLYELRTKYQDRLEIIMRTYFEKPRTVVGWKGLISDPDLDGSFRVNHGLSVARKLLLDINTLGMPAATEFLDIVVGQFIADLISWGAIGARTTESQIHREMASALSCPVGFKNGTDGNIRIAIDAIRAAQARHLFFAPNKDGQMTINHTSGNPYGHIIMRGGKTPNYHSKDIELAIKDLREFNLTEHLMIDFSHGNCLKEHLRQKNVALSVSRQISSGSKNIFGVMIESFLEEGFQKVSKNQPLIYGKSITDACLNWKDSVLVIKQLADAVDVRF is encoded by the coding sequence ATGAAAAAAACAGATGAACTACGTACGATACGAATTGATCCATTAATAACTCCTTCTGAATTAGCAAAAAAATATGCTATTACTTCAGAAATCATGGATAATGTGATTACAACAAGACAAAATATTGCTCATATTATGACTGGTCAAGATTTACGTTTACTTGTGGTAATCGGTCCATGTTCTGTTCATGATCCTGCAGCTGCAGTTGAATATGCTCACCGACTATATGAATTACGCACAAAATATCAAGATCGTCTTGAGATTATAATGCGTACATATTTTGAAAAGCCAAGAACAGTCGTGGGTTGGAAAGGATTAATTTCAGATCCAGATTTAGATGGTAGTTTTAGAGTAAATCATGGGCTTTCTGTAGCTCGTAAATTATTATTAGATATTAATACATTAGGCATGCCTGCTGCAACAGAGTTTTTAGATATAGTCGTAGGTCAATTTATTGCGGATTTAATTAGTTGGGGTGCCATTGGTGCTAGGACTACTGAAAGTCAAATTCACAGAGAAATGGCTTCTGCACTTTCATGTCCAGTGGGTTTTAAGAATGGTACAGATGGTAATATACGTATTGCAATTGATGCTATTAGAGCAGCTCAAGCGCGTCATTTGTTTTTTGCTCCCAATAAAGATGGTCAAATGACTATTAATCATACCAGTGGAAATCCATACGGACATATCATCATGAGAGGTGGAAAAACTCCTAATTATCATTCTAAAGACATTGAATTAGCAATAAAAGATTTACGTGAATTTAATTTAACAGAACATTTAATGATTGATTTTAGTCATGGGAATTGTTTGAAAGAACATCTTCGTCAAAAAAATGTTGCTTTATCTGTTTCTCGTCAAATTTCTTCAGGATCAAAAAATATATTTGGGGTTATGATTGAAAGTTTCTTAGAAGAGGGATTTCAAAAAGTATCAAAAAATCAACCATTAATATATGGAAAGTCAATTACTGATGCATGTTTAAATTGGAAAGATAGTGTTTTAGTTATAAAACAATTAGCAGATGCGGTAGATGTTCGTTTTTAA